CACTTTATCGAGCGTCATCAGATTGAGAATCGTTCTGCTGAAGAGATTGCGGCTGATCTGGTGGGAGCATTTAACCAGTATTGCAAATAAGTTAGTTACATAACGCCCCGATTCTTTCGGATTAGTCCCGAAATTACGGGGCGTTTTGGCTTTTTCCATTATTCATACTTACTAATCTCTAAGAGACGGGGTGCGTAAACATGAGTTTACAAGAACAAATCATCGCAGAATTACGAGTGAAACCAGAGATCAACGTGGAAGAAGAGGTTCGGAAACGGGTGAATTTCCTGAAGGAGTACGTCCTAAAGTCAGGCACAAAAGGACTGCTTATTGCGATCAGCGGCGGTATTGATAGTGCGGTAGCGACAGCGCTCTGTAAGCAGGCTACGGATGAACTGACAGAGGAGAAGGGTGAAGAATACAAGACACTGGGCGTATTCCAGCCTTACGGAGAACAAGTGGATATTGCCCACAGCTATGCGGTAGCGAAGGCATTTGACCTGAAATATACGGTGGAGACAAATATCGAAGAAGCGGTCAACGAGATTGCTCTTGAAGTAGAGCATGGTTTCAAATCTCTTGGAGCTCCGCGTCATATGACACCGCAGGGCAAAGGGAATGTGAAGGCCAGAACTCGAATGGTTGTACAGTACGCATTGTCGTTTGAAATGAATCTGCTCGTTGTCGGGACAGATCATGCATCGGAAGCTATTACGGGCTTCTACACCAAATGGGGCGATGGCGCCGTTGATATTACGCCGCTGACCAGCCTGAATAAACGTCAGGTCCGTCAAATTGCAGCCTATGTGGGCGTGCCGCAGGAGGTTCTGGACAAGGCGCCGACAGCGGGACTATGGGAAGGCCAGACCGATGAGAAGGAACTTGGTATTACATATGATGATAACAGCGACTATTTGGAAGGCAAGGAGATCAATGCAGAAGCAAGAGAGAAGCTTGAAGCAGCCTACCTTCGTACAGCACATAAACGCAATGCGATTCCGGGTATCTGATTAGCGGGTGC
This sequence is a window from Paenibacillus urinalis. Protein-coding genes within it:
- the nadE gene encoding ammonia-dependent NAD(+) synthetase, which gives rise to MSLQEQIIAELRVKPEINVEEEVRKRVNFLKEYVLKSGTKGLLIAISGGIDSAVATALCKQATDELTEEKGEEYKTLGVFQPYGEQVDIAHSYAVAKAFDLKYTVETNIEEAVNEIALEVEHGFKSLGAPRHMTPQGKGNVKARTRMVVQYALSFEMNLLVVGTDHASEAITGFYTKWGDGAVDITPLTSLNKRQVRQIAAYVGVPQEVLDKAPTAGLWEGQTDEKELGITYDDNSDYLEGKEINAEAREKLEAAYLRTAHKRNAIPGI